From the genome of Azospira restricta, one region includes:
- a CDS encoding disulfide bond formation protein B — protein MTLPKTPRAAFALIALASAGLVAAGLVIGELMRLNPCPLCIFQRVLYLLVAFWALCGVAAPGARKTWGLLIALTAAGGLATAGYQTWMQLYPELAVQCGYGEMNPIEKLVDWLGMQWPFMFMATGFCTSKESILGLTMANWSIPLFFTFLVAGLWVATSRRFVRYRFR, from the coding sequence ATGACCCTGCCGAAGACCCCGCGCGCCGCGTTTGCGCTGATCGCCCTTGCTTCCGCCGGCCTCGTTGCCGCCGGCCTCGTCATCGGCGAGCTGATGCGCCTCAACCCCTGCCCGCTGTGCATCTTCCAGCGCGTGCTCTACCTGCTGGTGGCGTTCTGGGCGCTGTGCGGCGTCGCCGCGCCCGGCGCGCGCAAGACCTGGGGGCTGCTGATCGCGCTGACCGCCGCCGGCGGCCTCGCCACCGCCGGCTACCAGACGTGGATGCAGCTCTACCCCGAACTCGCGGTGCAGTGCGGCTACGGCGAGATGAACCCGATCGAGAAGCTGGTCGACTGGCTGGGCATGCAGTGGCCGTTCATGTTCATGGCCACCGGCTTCTGCACCAGCAAGGAATCGATCCTCGGCCTGACGATGGCCAACTGGTCGATCCCGCTCTTCTTCACCTTCCTCGTCGCCGGGCTGTGGGTCGCCACCTCCCGGCGTTTCGTGCGCTACCGCTTCCGCTGA
- a CDS encoding putative bifunctional diguanylate cyclase/phosphodiesterase: protein MTRTAKAAAGRPPGNETARLLALFGACTQRRTHAADTASLLDGICDALVETGGYRIAAIQLADPTRGDPLRALRVAGDQPPLVWSELDRLDPPALTLPLAAAGREVGRLRVARGDGPVGDGERQALQALAADLAFSAEAIRAKNAQRQLDEQLRQLSRALESSSNGVMITSSTQLDHPIVYVNPAFERITGYNAAEVVGQSGRFLVRDDLAQKGLNEIRAALRERREGHTVLRNYRKDGQMFWNELSIAPVRDESGEMTTHFVSIINDVSERIAYEQQLEYHATHDVLTGLANRNLLHDRIDQAILQAKHAGKLVGVLLLDLDRFKLINDGFGHAPADNLLKAVADRLRHSVRDTDTVARLGGDEFVVVAGNVDDADNVAGIAAKISRQLAQPLVVEGKEVFVTASVGIALYPRDGEHGESLLRNADVAMYRVKEHGRNNYRFYAPEMNHMALDRLDMEGNLRRALERDEITVFYQPILSLESGRIIGAEALARWNHPRIGMIHPPEFIPLAEETGLIIPLGERVLRLVCAQLAAWRKAGLPPLRAAINISARQFRQDDLPRLVGRVLDEAGLAGDALELELTESMVMHDVDNAIAMLRELKQLGVDLALDDFGTGYSSLSYLKRFPIDALKIDRSFVRDIDSEADDAAIAHAVIAMAHSLGLRVIAEGVENEAQLELLRRYGCDDFQGFLFSRAVPAEEFALLLKSGRTMPPAECEA from the coding sequence TTGACTCGCACGGCCAAGGCCGCTGCCGGGCGCCCCCCCGGTAACGAGACGGCCCGCCTGCTGGCGCTCTTTGGCGCCTGCACGCAGCGGCGCACGCACGCCGCCGACACCGCTTCGCTGCTCGATGGCATCTGCGATGCGCTGGTCGAAACCGGCGGCTATCGCATCGCCGCGATCCAGCTCGCCGACCCGACGCGCGGCGACCCGCTACGCGCGCTGCGCGTCGCCGGCGACCAGCCGCCGCTGGTCTGGTCCGAGCTCGACCGCCTCGACCCGCCGGCACTGACGCTGCCGCTCGCCGCCGCCGGCCGCGAAGTCGGCAGGCTGCGCGTCGCCCGCGGCGACGGCCCCGTCGGCGATGGCGAGCGACAGGCGCTGCAGGCGCTCGCCGCCGACCTCGCCTTCAGCGCCGAGGCGATCCGCGCGAAGAACGCGCAGCGCCAGCTCGACGAGCAATTGCGCCAGCTGTCACGGGCGCTGGAATCGAGCTCGAACGGCGTGATGATCACCTCCTCGACGCAGCTCGACCACCCGATCGTCTATGTCAATCCCGCGTTCGAGCGCATCACCGGCTACAACGCCGCCGAGGTGGTCGGCCAGAGCGGCCGCTTCCTGGTCCGCGACGACCTGGCGCAGAAGGGGCTGAACGAGATCCGTGCGGCGCTGCGCGAGCGCCGCGAGGGACACACCGTGCTGCGCAACTACCGCAAGGACGGCCAGATGTTCTGGAACGAGCTGTCGATCGCGCCGGTGCGCGACGAGAGCGGGGAGATGACGACGCACTTCGTCAGCATCATCAACGACGTCAGCGAGCGCATCGCCTACGAGCAACAGCTCGAATACCACGCGACGCACGACGTGCTGACCGGGCTGGCCAACCGCAACCTGCTGCACGACCGCATCGACCAGGCGATCCTGCAGGCGAAGCACGCCGGCAAGCTGGTCGGCGTGCTGCTGCTCGACCTCGACCGCTTCAAGCTGATCAACGACGGCTTCGGCCACGCGCCGGCCGACAACCTGCTGAAGGCGGTCGCCGACCGCCTCCGCCATTCGGTGCGCGACACCGACACCGTCGCCCGCCTCGGCGGCGACGAGTTCGTCGTCGTCGCCGGCAACGTCGACGATGCGGACAACGTCGCCGGCATCGCCGCCAAGATTTCGCGTCAGCTGGCGCAGCCGCTGGTCGTCGAGGGCAAGGAGGTGTTCGTCACCGCCTCGGTCGGCATCGCGCTCTACCCGCGCGACGGCGAGCATGGCGAGAGCCTCTTGCGCAACGCCGACGTCGCCATGTACCGGGTCAAGGAGCACGGCCGCAACAACTACCGCTTCTACGCGCCGGAAATGAACCACATGGCGCTCGACCGGCTGGACATGGAAGGCAACCTGCGCCGCGCCCTGGAGCGCGACGAGATCACCGTCTTCTACCAGCCGATCCTGTCGCTGGAGAGCGGCCGCATCATCGGCGCCGAGGCGCTGGCACGCTGGAACCACCCGCGCATCGGCATGATCCACCCGCCCGAGTTCATCCCGCTGGCCGAGGAAACCGGACTGATCATCCCGCTCGGCGAGCGCGTGCTGCGCCTCGTCTGCGCGCAGCTCGCCGCCTGGCGCAAGGCCGGCCTGCCGCCGCTGCGCGCGGCGATCAACATCTCGGCGCGCCAGTTCCGCCAGGACGACCTGCCGCGGCTGGTCGGCCGCGTCCTCGACGAAGCCGGCCTCGCCGGCGACGCGCTCGAACTCGAGCTGACCGAGAGCATGGTCATGCACGACGTCGACAACGCGATCGCCATGCTGCGCGAGCTGAAGCAGCTCGGCGTCGACCTGGCGCTCGACGATTTCGGCACCGGCTACTCCAGCCTCTCCTACCTGAAACGCTTCCCGATCGACGCGCTGAAGATCGACCGCTCCTTCGTCCGCGACATCGACAGCGAGGCCGACGACGCGGCGATCGCGCACGCGGTGATCGCGATGGCGCACAGCCTCGGCCTGCGCGTGATCGCCGAGGGCGTCGAGAACGAGGCGCAGCTCGAACTGCTGCGCCGCTACGGCTGCGACGACTTCCAGGGCTTCCTCTTCAGCCGCGCGGTGCCGGCCGAGGAGTTCGCACTGCTGCTGAAGAGCGGGCGGACGATGCCGCCGGCGGAGTGCGAGGCATGA
- a CDS encoding fatty acid desaturase, translated as MTDGVFDLPWWGYVLAALALTHVTIAAVTIFLHRHQAHRALELGPLPSHFFRFWLWLTTGMITREWAAIHRKHHARCETADDPHSPQVLGLPRVLFGGVFLYVRESRNAETLARFGHGTPDDWLERKVYTPLHKYGIVLMLAIDVALFGVLPGALIWGVQMVWIPFWAAGVINGVGHFWGYRNFACADAATNIVPWGILIGGEELHNNHHAFATSARLSNKWYEFDIGWCYIRLLEMLGMARVKRVAPVLRLGAPRPQVDGDTLQAVITHRYDLLASYARSLKAMYREELAKLADRRRFRGLKRCLAMDGSAVPDELRARFDALLTESGALATAYRMRGELAAVWERSTATREQLVAELQDWCRRAEASGIRQLEQLSLRLRRYAIS; from the coding sequence ATGACCGACGGCGTCTTCGACCTGCCCTGGTGGGGCTACGTGCTCGCCGCGCTGGCGTTGACGCACGTGACGATCGCCGCCGTCACCATCTTCCTGCACCGCCACCAGGCGCACCGCGCGCTCGAACTGGGGCCGCTGCCGTCGCACTTCTTCCGCTTCTGGCTGTGGCTGACCACCGGCATGATCACCCGCGAGTGGGCGGCGATCCACCGCAAGCACCACGCCCGCTGCGAGACCGCCGACGACCCGCACAGCCCGCAGGTGCTCGGCCTGCCGCGCGTGCTGTTCGGCGGCGTCTTCCTCTACGTGCGCGAGTCGCGCAACGCCGAGACGCTCGCCCGCTTCGGCCACGGCACGCCCGACGACTGGCTCGAGCGCAAGGTCTACACGCCGCTGCACAAGTACGGCATCGTCCTCATGCTGGCGATCGACGTGGCGCTGTTCGGCGTGCTGCCGGGGGCGCTGATCTGGGGCGTGCAGATGGTCTGGATCCCGTTCTGGGCGGCCGGCGTGATCAACGGCGTCGGCCACTTCTGGGGCTACCGCAACTTCGCCTGCGCCGACGCGGCGACCAACATCGTGCCCTGGGGCATCCTGATCGGCGGCGAGGAACTGCACAATAACCACCACGCCTTCGCCACCTCGGCACGGCTGTCGAACAAGTGGTACGAGTTCGACATCGGCTGGTGCTACATCCGCCTCCTGGAGATGCTCGGCATGGCGCGCGTGAAGCGGGTGGCGCCGGTCCTGCGCCTCGGCGCGCCGCGGCCGCAGGTCGACGGCGACACGCTGCAGGCGGTGATCACGCACCGCTACGACCTGCTCGCCAGCTACGCGCGCTCGCTGAAGGCGATGTACCGCGAAGAGCTGGCGAAGCTTGCCGACCGCCGCCGGTTCCGCGGGCTGAAGCGCTGCCTGGCGATGGACGGCAGCGCCGTGCCGGACGAACTGCGCGCGCGCTTCGACGCGCTGCTCACCGAGAGCGGCGCGCTGGCCACGGCCTACCGCATGCGCGGCGAGCTCGCCGCCGTCTGGGAGCGCTCGACCGCGACGCGCGAACAGCTGGTCGCCGAGCTGCAGGACTGGTGCCGTCGCGCCGAAGCCTCCGGCATCCGCCAACTCGAACAACTCTCGCTGCGCCTGCGCCGCTACGCCATTTCCTGA